The region CACGGACGCGGCGCGCATCAGGGCGCTGGGCGACACCGGCACGATCGACCTCGGCGGCGGCCGCACCCTGTCCAGCCACTACTCTCCCGGCCACGCCAAACACCATGTCGGCCTGCTCGACTCGCTCACCGGCGACCTCTACGTGGGTGACGCCGCGGGCGTGTACCTGCCCGAGACCGGAGACCTGCGGCCCGCCACACCTCCGCCGGATTTCGACCTCGACGTCGCCCTCGGCTCAATCGCGTTGTTCGCCGCCCTCACGCCGCAGCGACTGCTGTTCAGTCACTACGGCCCCGTAGGGGACGTTCCGTCGATTCTGGAGAGATCGGCCGAGGAACTGCGCGTCTGGGTGGATCTGACCAGGCGCGCCCATGCCGAGGGCATGGAGTTCGACCACGCCGTGGCGATGGTGCGCGAACGGACGCGGGAGCGGTACGCCGCGCTCCGCGGCGACGACGCCACCGCCGAGCGGTTCGAGTTGCTGAGCGAGGCGGCCTCGAACGTGGCGGGAATCATCCACTGGCTGGACCGCCCGGCACGGTGAGCGACTGAGCGATGAGCGGCCGAGCGCGCGAAGGGCGCCGCCGCCCGGGGCCGGACCCCGGCGACGACGCCCGTCGTACGGGCGATCAGCGCTTGCCGTGCTCTCCCGAGTCCTCCGGGTCGTCGAGCACGTCCCCGAAGTCGGGCTCGATGAAGGCGGGGCCGAAGGCGGACACCTCGCCCTTGCCGTCCTTCGCCGCGGACGGCTCGCCCGGCGCCGCTCCGCCCTGCACGCCCTGCCCCTGCCCGGCTGCCGGTACGGACGCCTCACTCGCGGTTGCGGCCTCCTCCGTGGTCGTTCCGGCCGCCGCGGGGGCCGTCGG is a window of Microbispora sp. NBC_01189 DNA encoding:
- a CDS encoding MBL fold metallo-hydrolase, whose product is MDNVTPLGGEVYEIDTRMAGYSGITAGYLILGDRPCLVETGTSTSAPVVRDALSSLGVGPDDLATVVVTHIHLDHAGGVGDIAAYYPSAEIVVHEKGARHLADPSRLMASARMVWGDKLDVLFGALTPTDAARIRALGDTGTIDLGGGRTLSSHYSPGHAKHHVGLLDSLTGDLYVGDAAGVYLPETGDLRPATPPPDFDLDVALGSIALFAALTPQRLLFSHYGPVGDVPSILERSAEELRVWVDLTRRAHAEGMEFDHAVAMVRERTRERYAALRGDDATAERFELLSEAASNVAGIIHWLDRPAR